The nucleotide window TTGTTTAGGAGGGCCAGAGTACCTGATACCTGATCGGCACCACTACGACAGGGACAGCCATATCTTTCCAGAAGAAGCGCACACAACCATGGATTCCTTTCTTAAAAAGAACTATGCGAAAGCTGGGAGGAGCATTGGTTACACATATTTTTGGCATGGTGTAATGGGGTACACCCCAAGTGGATTGCGTTGCGTCGGTCCTGACAGCTTAAATCCTGTCCTTATGTACAATCTTGGTTGCAATGGAACGGGCATCCTTTCTTCCATTATGGGGGCCAAACGAATCGCGGATCACATCAATCACAAAAAGTTAGAATCCTCAGTATTTGATCCAATTCACTCAGGAAAGGAGTAGGTTCGAATAAGCAAGATCTGGTGCCCCCGGAAGGAATTGAACCTTCATTTTATCCTTAGGACGGATCTGTTCTATCCGTTGAACTACAGGAGCACGCGGTCAATGTAGTGAGTTTTAAACATTTGCACAAGAAATAGCCTCTACTACTACAAAGAAATTCAGGAAAAGTTAATGCGTTTTTAATAAAAATTTCAGATTTTATTCAGGTTTTTCCATTATAGTTCTCTCACTCGGGCTGAGGGCCTCGCGACGGTTCCATCAGCAGGCTCGTCACCCAGCTGAGAGGGGTTCAACTCCCCTGAGGTCCACCATCATTAATTCCACCGAAGAGGTGGAATTTTTGTTTTGGACGGAATGCGCTTGCTTACTGTATAAGTTAGCGGTTTTGTTGATGGGGATGCGGTTCGAACTTTGGGGAGACCATTTGGCTTGGTTGAGGAAGTTGTGAAGAGAAAGTGGCTTAAAATAAGTACGAAATACCTTTTGGTTCGTGGTTCGAACGACGAGTGAATATTTGTTGAAAAGGGTTCTTGTAAAAGATTGTGGAAGCGATATAATATAACCAAGTTTTACCAGCCAATTATGACAACCACAAAAACAATCGGAGCCAAAATTAAAGCTTGGAGAGCAATAAAGGATTTAACTCAAGACGAACTGGCTAAGAAGGCTGATTTGCCTTATCCAACGCTTGTTAAAATAGAATCGGATGCTGTTCAAAACCCGTCGATTGATACGGTTACGAAGATTGCGGCTGGACTCGGTATCGGCGTTGATGACTTAATAAAATAAACTATGCTTTTAGCACAAAAAAATCAGGTATCTCTTTTTGGAGAAGAGCTAAAAGTGCATAATCTTCCAAAGACTCAATATCTTGGTAGTAAGGAGCGCTTAGTAAAATGGATTTTTGATAATGCTCCTTTAAATTTTAATAGTTTTTTTGATGCATTTAGTGGCACTTCGGTTGTTGGGCACTATTTTAAAAATAAAGGGAAAAGGGTTGTTTCAAATGACTTTTTAAAATTCAATCATCACATCAGTAGAGCTTTAATTGAAAATGGCAATACAACGCTAGATGATGACGATTTAATTCTGCTTTTTTCCAAAAACAAAAGCGCTGGATCTTTAATAGAAGATATATTCACAGATGTTTTTTTTGAGAGGGAGCAAGCCATCTTTTTAGATAACTTTAGGGCGAATATTGATCTTTTGGGAAATGAATATAAGAAATCGCTTGCCTTTACTGTAATGAATAGGGCTTTGACAAGAAAAATTTTATTGGGTCATTTTGCTCATTTGAGTGCTCTTCGCTATAGCAGAGACCCTAGTAGAATAAAGAGGAATCCTACAATTGCTCGCCCGCTCAAAGATTTATTTTTAGAGCTTGTGCCAGAATATAACAACGCAGTATTTGATAATGGGCAAAAAAATGAATCTTATTGCGATGATACGATTAAGTTGATTAAGAATTTAAAAGATATTGATTTAGTTTACTTTGATCCTCCTTATTGTGGGTGCCATCCCGATTATCAGGCCTTTTATCATTTTTTAGAAACTTTTGTGGAATACTGGAAAGACAAAGAGTTTGTTAATGGTACAAAACAGTATTATCCAAAAAAGCAGAGCGGTTTTGTCAGTAAGAAGGAAATTGTTGATTCTTTTAATTCACTTTTTTCAGCAAGTAAACATATTCCTAATTGGCTTATTTCCTATAATAGTGAGAGCTACCCTGAAAAAAATACGATGATTAACCTTATTAACAAATACAAAAAAGTTAAGATTTTCGAGTACGAATATCAAAATCATTATGGGGGAAAGGGGTCAAAAAAGGGGACAAAAGAATATTTATTTTATTGCTATGAATAATTTTCAACATTTCAAACAACTTTATCAAGATAATAAATTCGACATTCTTCTGAGAGAAGATGGGAGTATTTATTGGCTTAAGCTTCGCTCTATTTCTAGAAAAGAGCTTTTAATGGAATTTTGTGAGCTTGCTGGTATTGATTGTGTTGGTATTCGAGGAACGGCTCTCTTCGAGCATATTTATCACGCACAACCATCTGAAGAATTATTGAATAAGTTCATTGCTCAAAAATATCTTGCAGAAAGATCTGGGAGAAAGCTTAATGAAACAACTCTTGTTTCAGAACTTTATAAGATGAAAGTCTTTGATTGGGGAGGTTTATATCAAAACAATCTTGAAAAAACAATAGTAGATAATTACATCAAGAAGATAAGAAGTTTTGATTTATTGAATGAGAAAATTGAAAAAGATAT belongs to Candidatus Peregrinibacteria bacterium and includes:
- a CDS encoding helix-turn-helix transcriptional regulator — protein: MTTTKTIGAKIKAWRAIKDLTQDELAKKADLPYPTLVKIESDAVQNPSIDTVTKIAAGLGIGVDDLIK
- a CDS encoding DNA adenine methylase, with the translated sequence MLLAQKNQVSLFGEELKVHNLPKTQYLGSKERLVKWIFDNAPLNFNSFFDAFSGTSVVGHYFKNKGKRVVSNDFLKFNHHISRALIENGNTTLDDDDLILLFSKNKSAGSLIEDIFTDVFFEREQAIFLDNFRANIDLLGNEYKKSLAFTVMNRALTRKILLGHFAHLSALRYSRDPSRIKRNPTIARPLKDLFLELVPEYNNAVFDNGQKNESYCDDTIKLIKNLKDIDLVYFDPPYCGCHPDYQAFYHFLETFVEYWKDKEFVNGTKQYYPKKQSGFVSKKEIVDSFNSLFSASKHIPNWLISYNSESYPEKNTMINLINKYKKVKIFEYEYQNHYGGKGSKKGTKEYLFYCYE